A DNA window from Moorella thermoacetica contains the following coding sequences:
- the trpS gene encoding tryptophan--tRNA ligase, producing the protein MAEIQTKKKGRILTGDRPTGKLHLGHYVGSLINRVRLQDEYDTFLIIADVQALTTNFEEPEKLARDVREVALDYLAAGIDPEKSTIFVQSLVPEIAELTIFYSMIITVNTLRHNPTIKSEAAQRGYTDMTYGFLGYPVSQAADITFCKANLVPVGEDQLPHIELTRKLVRRFNSLYGPVLVEPEALVGEVPRLVGLDGAAKMSKSLDNAINLSDPPEEVERRVKNAVTDPARIRATDPGHPDICTVFAYHTAFNKPVIPEIEESCKKGAIGCVACKKRLTATLNELLEPMRERRARYEANPKLVDEILLAGTARARAVAKETMAQVREAMKINYFPS; encoded by the coding sequence ATGGCTGAAATCCAAACCAAGAAAAAAGGACGAATACTGACCGGGGACCGGCCGACAGGGAAGTTGCACCTCGGACATTATGTAGGCAGCCTCATCAACCGGGTGCGGTTACAGGATGAGTATGATACCTTTCTGATTATCGCCGATGTGCAAGCATTGACTACCAATTTCGAGGAACCCGAAAAGCTGGCCCGTGATGTCCGGGAAGTCGCCCTGGACTACCTGGCGGCAGGGATCGACCCGGAGAAAAGCACCATTTTCGTCCAGTCTCTGGTACCGGAAATTGCCGAACTAACTATCTTTTACTCCATGATTATCACCGTCAATACCCTGCGCCATAACCCGACCATCAAGTCAGAAGCCGCCCAAAGGGGCTATACCGACATGACCTACGGCTTCCTGGGTTATCCGGTAAGCCAGGCGGCGGATATTACTTTCTGCAAGGCCAACCTGGTGCCCGTAGGTGAGGACCAGTTGCCCCACATTGAGTTGACCCGGAAGCTTGTCCGTCGCTTTAACAGCCTCTACGGCCCGGTCCTGGTAGAGCCCGAGGCCCTGGTAGGGGAAGTGCCGCGTCTGGTTGGCCTGGATGGAGCGGCCAAGATGAGCAAATCCCTGGATAATGCCATCAACCTATCCGACCCGCCGGAAGAGGTCGAACGCCGGGTCAAAAATGCAGTAACTGACCCGGCCCGCATCCGGGCTACCGATCCCGGCCACCCCGATATCTGTACCGTTTTTGCTTATCATACCGCTTTCAATAAGCCGGTGATTCCGGAGATCGAAGAATCTTGTAAAAAAGGCGCCATCGGCTGCGTGGCCTGTAAAAAGCGGTTAACAGCCACCCTCAACGAACTGCTGGAGCCCATGCGGGAACGAAGGGCCAGGTACGAAGCCAACCCTAAATTGGTTGATGAAATCCTCCTGGCCGGGACGGCGCGCGCCCGGGCGGTGGCGAAAGAAACTATGGCCCAGGTCCGGGAAGCCATGAAGATTAATTATTTTCCCAGTTAG
- a CDS encoding amino acid permease, with the protein MASSILRKKDIATAMEMAAMDQYRLRRELKAMDLFFLVIGITIGGGIFVLPGVMAAEHAGPGVTISFLIGAVVAIFTGLCYVEFASMVPVAGSAYTYSYIALGEIFAWIIGWDVLLEFTLVCSAVAVGWSGYIVELLKDMGLSLPPAFTTDIAHGGIVNLPAVFILLVVAYIIYGGISLTGKVNDAIGIIKLLTVVFFIIVALPFVKPVNWQPFLPFGWQGVMTAAALGFFAYGGFDAVTTAAEETRNPNRDIPLGLILGLVVVASLYVLVSLVLTGVIPYTKLDTPAPVAFALSYLGKRWGGSLVAAGAICGLFTVMMGAMLGGSRILFALSRDGLLPPVFSRVHATRRTPYVATLIVLTVAVLTGGFLSLGELVELVNIGMLTAYLLTSISILVMRLRYPEIERPFRVPAVWLVAPVATLGVVALTFSLPGATLVRFAIWFIVGMLIYFGYGIRHSKLANWENN; encoded by the coding sequence ATGGCCAGCAGTATCTTGCGCAAAAAAGATATCGCTACAGCCATGGAAATGGCTGCCATGGACCAATATCGGCTTCGCCGGGAGTTGAAGGCCATGGATCTCTTTTTTCTGGTAATAGGTATTACCATAGGTGGGGGGATATTCGTCCTGCCGGGGGTCATGGCGGCGGAACACGCAGGTCCCGGGGTTACTATTTCTTTTTTAATCGGCGCGGTGGTAGCCATCTTTACCGGCCTGTGTTATGTTGAGTTTGCTTCTATGGTCCCGGTGGCGGGAAGCGCTTATACTTATTCTTATATTGCCCTGGGAGAGATATTTGCCTGGATCATCGGTTGGGATGTCCTCCTGGAGTTCACCCTGGTCTGCAGCGCCGTGGCTGTGGGCTGGTCCGGCTATATCGTTGAGTTGTTAAAGGATATGGGCCTGAGTCTGCCCCCGGCCTTTACTACCGATATAGCCCACGGCGGTATAGTCAACCTGCCGGCGGTTTTCATCCTCCTGGTGGTGGCTTATATTATTTACGGCGGTATCAGCCTGACAGGTAAGGTCAACGATGCCATTGGGATTATAAAGCTCCTCACCGTGGTGTTTTTTATTATCGTGGCCCTCCCCTTTGTTAAACCGGTAAACTGGCAACCCTTTTTGCCCTTCGGCTGGCAAGGGGTTATGACTGCTGCCGCCCTGGGCTTCTTTGCTTACGGTGGTTTCGACGCCGTCACAACTGCCGCCGAGGAGACCCGGAACCCCAACCGCGATATACCCTTAGGCCTGATCCTGGGACTGGTGGTAGTGGCTTCTCTTTATGTTCTTGTCTCCCTGGTGCTGACGGGGGTTATTCCTTACACCAAACTCGATACCCCGGCACCTGTGGCTTTTGCCCTCTCCTACCTGGGCAAACGCTGGGGCGGGAGTCTGGTAGCCGCCGGGGCCATCTGCGGCCTTTTTACAGTTATGATGGGGGCTATGCTGGGTGGGAGCCGCATCCTGTTCGCCCTCAGCCGCGACGGTCTATTGCCGCCGGTTTTTTCCCGGGTACACGCAACCAGGCGTACTCCCTACGTTGCCACATTGATCGTCCTGACAGTGGCCGTCCTGACAGGCGGTTTCCTCTCCCTGGGAGAATTGGTGGAACTGGTGAATATCGGCATGCTCACCGCCTACCTCCTGACCTCTATTTCCATCCTGGTCATGCGCTTGAGATACCCGGAAATTGAACGACCCTTCAGGGTTCCCGCCGTATGGTTGGTGGCGCCGGTAGCCACCCTGGGAGTCGTGGCCCTGACCTTCAGCTTGCCAGGAGCGACGTTGGTTAGATTTGCCATCTGGTTTATAGTCGGGATGCTTATCTACTTTGGCTATGGTATCAGGCACTCGAAGCTGGCTAACTGGGAAAATAATTAA
- a CDS encoding thiamine pyrophosphate-dependent enzyme, which yields MVKIKELPDNELVQGSYACAGCGGILAVRMALKVLGPETVIVTTPSCLLGVTTFYPQLAFKVPCVNVTFPSTAAAISGVVAGLRRRGKSGVKVVGLAGDGGTVDIGLQALSGAIERGDNFIFICYDNEAYMNTGVQRSGATPLGARTTTTPVGRAGRGEDRPKKDMLAIVAAHNVPYAATASIGYPQDYLTKVQKAMEIEGPAYIQVLAPCPPGWGYSSHLTVKLARLAVQTGQWPLAEYERGRLTVKEVANPRPLKEYLAPQARFAHLLASK from the coding sequence ATGGTTAAGATAAAAGAACTCCCCGACAATGAGCTGGTCCAGGGTTCCTATGCCTGTGCCGGCTGCGGCGGGATCCTGGCCGTGCGTATGGCCCTGAAGGTCCTGGGGCCGGAAACGGTGATTGTCACCACACCGAGCTGTCTCCTGGGGGTGACCACCTTTTACCCCCAGCTGGCCTTTAAAGTGCCCTGCGTCAATGTCACCTTCCCCAGCACGGCGGCGGCCATTTCCGGAGTGGTGGCGGGTTTGAGGCGCCGGGGCAAGAGCGGGGTGAAAGTCGTGGGCCTGGCCGGCGACGGCGGCACTGTGGACATCGGCCTCCAGGCCCTCTCCGGGGCCATAGAGCGGGGCGACAACTTTATCTTTATCTGTTACGATAACGAGGCCTACATGAACACCGGCGTGCAGCGGAGCGGCGCCACCCCCCTGGGGGCGCGGACGACGACCACACCGGTGGGCAGGGCCGGCCGGGGTGAAGACAGGCCCAAGAAGGACATGCTGGCCATCGTCGCCGCCCATAACGTCCCCTACGCGGCCACGGCCAGTATCGGCTACCCCCAGGATTACCTGACCAAGGTGCAGAAGGCCATGGAGATAGAGGGACCGGCTTACATTCAGGTCCTGGCCCCCTGCCCGCCGGGGTGGGGTTACAGCAGCCACCTGACCGTAAAACTCGCCCGCCTGGCCGTCCAGACGGGCCAGTGGCCCCTGGCCGAATATGAAAGGGGGCGGCTGACCGTTAAAGAGGTTGCCAATCCCCGTCCCTTAAAAGAGTACCTGGCCCCCCAGGCCCGTTTCGCCCACCTGTTGGCTTCCAAATAA
- a CDS encoding pyruvate ferredoxin oxidoreductase subunit alpha, with the protein MRVYLNGNEAVATAVRLARAEVVAAYPITPQSTIVEKIAEYIANGSMAADYIRVESEHAALAACYGAAVTGTRVFTATSSQGLAYMFEMLHYVSGCRVPLVMAVANRGLAAPWTIWADHQDAIACRDTGWIQLYVETAQEALDTCLQAYKIAAHPEVLTPVMVCLDGYVLSHTEEIVDVPEQEAVDGFLPPYRPEYAVDTARPMVFGIGAGPELYPAFKYYQHQAMLRAQEVIEDVDGEFAALFGRSYGGLVDPYYCDEAEVILVLMGATAGTAREVVDDLRRQGEPVGFLRLRSFRPFPIAALRAALAGTRVVAVLDRDCSFGYEGVLATEVKAALQGVPGAPVVAGFTGGLGGRDIRPEDLAGIFRHCLEAVRHRNRGEGLVVSGGWQK; encoded by the coding sequence ATGCGCGTCTACTTGAACGGTAATGAAGCGGTGGCGACTGCCGTCCGGCTTGCCAGGGCGGAAGTGGTGGCCGCTTATCCCATCACTCCCCAGTCGACTATTGTCGAGAAGATCGCTGAATATATTGCCAACGGGTCCATGGCGGCCGACTACATACGAGTGGAATCGGAACACGCCGCCCTGGCGGCCTGCTACGGCGCCGCCGTGACGGGCACCCGGGTTTTTACCGCCACTTCCTCCCAGGGGCTGGCCTATATGTTTGAAATGCTACATTACGTCAGCGGCTGTCGGGTGCCCCTGGTCATGGCCGTGGCCAACCGCGGCCTGGCGGCGCCGTGGACCATCTGGGCCGATCACCAGGATGCCATAGCCTGCCGCGACACGGGCTGGATCCAGCTCTATGTGGAAACTGCCCAGGAAGCCCTGGATACCTGCCTCCAGGCTTATAAGATAGCAGCCCACCCGGAGGTGCTGACTCCGGTCATGGTCTGCCTGGACGGTTATGTCCTATCCCATACGGAAGAAATAGTAGACGTGCCGGAGCAGGAGGCGGTCGACGGTTTCTTGCCGCCATACCGGCCGGAATATGCCGTTGACACCGCAAGGCCCATGGTTTTTGGCATCGGCGCCGGGCCGGAGCTTTACCCTGCCTTTAAATACTACCAGCATCAGGCCATGCTCCGGGCCCAGGAGGTAATAGAAGATGTCGACGGAGAGTTCGCCGCCCTGTTCGGGCGCAGTTACGGCGGCCTGGTAGACCCCTATTATTGCGACGAGGCAGAAGTGATCCTGGTATTGATGGGTGCCACCGCCGGCACGGCCCGGGAAGTGGTCGACGATCTGCGCCGCCAGGGGGAACCGGTGGGATTTTTACGCCTGCGGAGTTTCCGGCCCTTCCCGATAGCAGCCCTCCGGGCGGCCCTGGCGGGGACCAGGGTGGTGGCCGTTCTGGACCGGGACTGCTCCTTCGGTTACGAAGGAGTGCTGGCTACGGAGGTCAAGGCCGCCCTCCAGGGCGTACCCGGAGCACCGGTGGTGGCTGGCTTTACCGGCGGTCTGGGGGGCCGCGATATTCGCCCTGAGGATCTGGCCGGCATTTTCCGCCACTGTCTGGAGGCTGTCCGGCATCGGAACAGGGGCGAAGGATTGGTTGTCAGCGGCGGCTGGCAGAAGTAA
- a CDS encoding 4Fe-4S binding protein, which translates to MLREEELKKGPNLYTPFLGTTTGSWRLLRPVLDRERCNNCLACWLFCPEGCFRRGEEAVTLNLDFCKGCGICVTECPRQALALVEEGSNDARLLER; encoded by the coding sequence GTGTTGAGGGAAGAGGAATTAAAGAAGGGTCCCAACCTTTATACACCATTTTTAGGTACAACCACTGGATCCTGGCGCTTGCTGCGCCCGGTCCTGGACCGGGAGCGTTGTAATAATTGCCTGGCATGCTGGCTCTTCTGTCCGGAGGGGTGTTTTCGCCGGGGAGAGGAGGCAGTTACTTTAAATTTGGATTTTTGCAAGGGCTGTGGCATCTGTGTGACGGAGTGTCCCCGCCAGGCCCTGGCCCTTGTGGAAGAAGGTAGTAACGATGCGCGTCTACTTGAACGGTAA
- a CDS encoding 2-oxoacid:acceptor oxidoreductase family protein, whose product MLQIRWHGRGGQGAVTAARIFGLAAALYAGWHAQSFPSFGTERRGAPVTAFTRLDDRPIRDRSQIYNPDYIVVLDATLLETTNVFAGLAPGGVVLINSSRDVAGGRIPAGARLHYLDATHLAREVLEAPIVNTAMVGALAGLSGLLPVEAVTRAIADVLPEGLVNKNAAVARQAYELVGEGTGKPGAAYHDSRLV is encoded by the coding sequence ATGCTACAAATTCGCTGGCACGGCCGGGGCGGCCAGGGGGCCGTAACCGCGGCTCGAATTTTCGGGCTGGCGGCAGCCCTTTACGCCGGGTGGCATGCCCAATCCTTTCCTTCCTTTGGAACCGAGCGCCGGGGCGCGCCGGTAACAGCCTTTACCCGCCTGGATGACAGGCCGATCCGCGACCGCAGCCAGATTTATAACCCTGACTATATTGTCGTGCTGGACGCCACCCTGCTGGAGACTACCAACGTCTTTGCCGGGCTGGCCCCCGGAGGAGTAGTACTTATCAATAGTAGCCGGGATGTGGCCGGCGGGCGTATTCCAGCCGGAGCCAGGCTTCATTACCTGGATGCCACCCACCTGGCCCGGGAAGTCCTGGAGGCTCCCATCGTTAACACGGCCATGGTGGGAGCCCTGGCGGGATTGAGCGGGCTGCTCCCGGTAGAAGCGGTGACCAGGGCCATCGCCGATGTCCTACCGGAGGGGCTGGTAAACAAAAACGCTGCGGTGGCCCGGCAGGCCTACGAATTAGTCGGTGAAGGGACAGGAAAGCCGGGTGCCGCCTACCATGACAGCCGGCTGGTGTAA
- a CDS encoding mannose-1-phosphate guanyltransferase, with product MKAIIMAGGEGSRLRPLTCKRPKPLVPVANRPVMEYCVDLLRELGIKEVGVTLQYLPQLIEEYFGDGSDFGLHLHYFVEDKPLGTAGSVKNAAAILDETFVVVSGDALTDFDLRPAIARHKESGALATLVLTAVDNPLEYGVVITNPDGSIRSFLEKPSWGEVFSDRVNTGIYILEPEVLELIPEGRPFDFSKDLFPRLLKEKRPLYGVTLSGYWCDIGNLTQYRQAQEDILRGRVKVRVVGQDKGGGVVMGEGVEIAPGARIEGPVLIGGACHIATGAVVGPFTVLGPYTRVEEGATVRRSVLWDNVYTGEGANVRGAVVCSRASLQRRVQVYEGAVIGDGTQVDAGAEVRPEVKVWPEKTLGRETVVHESLIWGRGVARPLFVGSQAPGYLHGDLTPFQVTRLGMAYGASFPPGTTVGLSTFAGGAGEMLYKALAAGLMAAGVQVADLGRLLTPIHRFAVRSLGLDGGCHIKRDAAERDKVWLHLVNSRGHDLNPAAVRKIENLYWREDGRRVQEVPASIYFPGLEGAYRDWLLATLGDHGLKKRALRVALGGQGQVAGVAGTILQDAGAEVIRLDLDPAKTWQAVQEDLPYFAGEIRRYGADLGAALDSNGEELILFTGEGRRVAPAQQMTLLARVYLETHRGASLVLPVTAPRVLEQVAGGLHGRVERVKGHPGIYHEAMARADGETALGQQHLQLDALAALVHILDWLASREESLDSAVAALPPVYTASRTVACPWEAKGRVMRTLISEEPADGVELLDGVQVRHGKGWSLVLPDGETPHYHIYSEAFSQEAAEELAGFYEERLKELIAREKSKGR from the coding sequence ATGAAAGCAATCATCATGGCCGGCGGGGAAGGGTCGCGCTTGCGGCCCCTGACCTGCAAGCGGCCCAAACCCCTGGTGCCGGTGGCCAACCGGCCGGTGATGGAGTACTGCGTGGACCTGCTGCGTGAACTTGGTATCAAAGAGGTAGGGGTGACCCTGCAGTACCTGCCGCAACTTATTGAGGAATATTTTGGGGACGGCAGTGATTTCGGCCTGCACCTGCATTACTTTGTCGAGGATAAGCCCCTGGGTACCGCCGGGAGCGTCAAGAATGCGGCCGCTATTTTAGATGAAACCTTTGTGGTGGTGAGCGGCGACGCCCTGACGGATTTTGACCTGCGGCCGGCCATTGCCCGGCATAAGGAAAGCGGCGCCCTGGCCACCCTGGTACTTACTGCAGTGGATAACCCCCTGGAGTACGGGGTGGTTATCACCAACCCCGACGGCAGCATCCGTTCCTTCCTGGAGAAACCGAGCTGGGGCGAGGTTTTCAGCGACCGGGTCAACACAGGCATCTACATCCTGGAGCCGGAGGTCCTGGAACTGATCCCCGAGGGCCGGCCCTTTGATTTCAGCAAGGACCTCTTTCCCCGGCTGTTAAAGGAAAAGCGACCCCTCTACGGGGTGACCCTTTCCGGCTACTGGTGCGATATCGGTAACCTTACCCAATACCGCCAGGCCCAGGAGGATATCCTGCGGGGCCGGGTGAAGGTCCGGGTGGTGGGCCAGGATAAGGGTGGCGGTGTGGTGATGGGTGAAGGGGTGGAGATTGCCCCCGGGGCGCGGATTGAAGGCCCGGTCCTTATCGGTGGAGCCTGCCACATTGCCACCGGGGCCGTTGTTGGCCCCTTTACCGTTCTCGGGCCCTACACCCGGGTGGAAGAAGGGGCCACTGTCAGGCGATCCGTCCTTTGGGACAACGTTTATACCGGTGAAGGGGCCAACGTCAGGGGGGCGGTAGTTTGTAGCCGGGCCAGCCTCCAGCGCCGGGTACAGGTCTATGAAGGTGCCGTCATTGGCGACGGCACCCAGGTGGATGCCGGGGCCGAGGTGCGCCCGGAGGTCAAGGTCTGGCCGGAGAAAACCCTGGGCCGGGAGACGGTGGTCCATGAGAGCCTTATCTGGGGCCGGGGTGTAGCCCGCCCCCTTTTTGTCGGCAGCCAGGCCCCTGGTTACCTGCACGGCGACCTGACTCCCTTCCAGGTAACAAGGCTGGGTATGGCTTACGGCGCCAGTTTCCCTCCCGGCACTACGGTGGGCCTCAGCACCTTCGCCGGCGGGGCCGGGGAAATGCTTTATAAAGCCCTGGCCGCCGGCCTAATGGCTGCCGGGGTGCAGGTGGCCGATCTGGGCCGGTTGTTGACGCCCATACACCGTTTTGCCGTCCGTTCCCTGGGGCTCGACGGCGGTTGCCATATCAAGCGAGATGCAGCGGAAAGGGACAAGGTGTGGCTGCACCTGGTAAACTCTCGGGGCCACGACTTAAACCCCGCAGCGGTGCGCAAGATTGAGAACCTCTACTGGCGGGAGGACGGTCGCCGGGTGCAGGAGGTCCCGGCCAGCATTTATTTTCCGGGCCTTGAAGGGGCCTACCGGGATTGGTTGCTGGCGACCCTGGGAGACCATGGCCTGAAGAAAAGGGCCCTGCGGGTAGCCCTGGGGGGACAGGGACAGGTAGCCGGGGTGGCCGGCACCATCCTCCAGGACGCCGGGGCCGAAGTTATTCGCCTGGACCTGGATCCCGCCAAAACCTGGCAGGCCGTCCAGGAAGATTTGCCCTACTTCGCCGGGGAAATCCGGCGTTATGGCGCTGATCTGGGGGCGGCCCTGGACTCCAATGGCGAGGAATTGATCCTCTTCACCGGCGAGGGACGGCGGGTGGCCCCGGCGCAGCAAATGACCCTCCTGGCCCGGGTTTACCTGGAGACCCACCGGGGAGCCAGCCTGGTTTTACCCGTGACGGCACCGCGGGTGCTGGAACAGGTCGCCGGGGGTCTCCACGGCCGGGTGGAGCGGGTGAAGGGCCATCCCGGCATCTATCATGAGGCCATGGCCCGGGCGGACGGGGAAACAGCTTTAGGTCAGCAGCACCTGCAACTGGACGCCCTGGCGGCCCTCGTGCACATCCTGGACTGGCTGGCCAGCAGGGAGGAAAGCCTGGACTCTGCAGTGGCCGCCCTGCCTCCGGTTTACACCGCGAGCCGTACCGTAGCCTGCCCCTGGGAGGCCAAGGGGAGGGTCATGCGCACTCTCATCAGCGAGGAACCGGCAGACGGGGTGGAGCTCCTCGACGGGGTCCAGGTGCGCCATGGGAAGGGCTGGTCCTTGGTTCTGCCTGACGGGGAGACGCCCCATTACCACATCTATAGCGAGGCCTTTTCCCAGGAGGCGGCCGAAGAGCTGGCCGGCTTTTATGAGGAACGCCTCAAGGAGCTAATCGCCAGGGAAAAAAGTAAAGGGAGGTAG
- the larA gene encoding nickel-dependent lactate racemase, giving the protein MRNREVPKYKQLALKIPYGQGYLVGELPEGIKVKEVVPSEIAGVPDPSADVRRALEQPIGNHGVEELRGVRQVVIVVSDLTRPVPNDVILPVLLEKLNAIGIKDEQVTILVGTGLHRPAPPEEFPLIVGPEVAARVKVISHDAYAPGILQQIGVSSRGTPIWINRHYLEADGRILIGMIDPHQFVGYTAGSKSLVIGCGGEATIRANHAHLVEPEATLGRIEGNPAREDIDEIGGLVGINLIINVILNSHKGIVRTVAGHYLAAHRAGVAVARQVSEVPVPALADVAIVSPGGFPKDINLYQAQKGLAHGTRLVKEGGVIILCAECREGAGEKGFIDTMQAGNTPEEVIKVFKQGEFQMGRHKAFLWCRSLVRARVILVSDGVDDNLARIMMVRKAPDLQAAINMALKELPDAEVVTVMPKANSTIPVF; this is encoded by the coding sequence ATGCGAAATCGGGAGGTTCCCAAGTATAAACAACTAGCCCTCAAGATACCCTATGGTCAAGGATACCTTGTCGGCGAGTTGCCAGAGGGTATAAAAGTTAAGGAGGTCGTGCCCAGTGAGATAGCCGGGGTACCTGATCCGTCGGCCGATGTGCGCCGGGCCCTGGAGCAACCCATCGGCAACCATGGGGTGGAGGAACTGCGGGGGGTCCGGCAGGTGGTGATCGTCGTCAGCGACCTCACCCGGCCGGTGCCCAATGATGTTATTTTACCAGTTTTATTAGAAAAACTAAACGCTATCGGCATCAAAGACGAACAGGTCACCATACTGGTGGGGACCGGACTGCACCGGCCGGCGCCACCAGAGGAGTTTCCCCTGATTGTGGGTCCAGAGGTAGCCGCCCGGGTAAAGGTGATCAGCCACGACGCCTATGCTCCGGGGATCCTGCAGCAGATTGGTGTTTCCTCCCGGGGGACCCCTATCTGGATCAACCGCCACTACCTGGAGGCCGACGGCCGGATTCTGATCGGCATGATTGACCCTCACCAATTTGTCGGTTACACGGCCGGGTCCAAGTCACTGGTCATTGGCTGCGGTGGTGAGGCCACCATACGCGCCAACCACGCCCACCTGGTAGAGCCGGAAGCAACCCTGGGACGGATAGAGGGCAACCCGGCCCGGGAGGATATTGATGAAATCGGCGGCCTGGTGGGTATTAACCTAATTATTAACGTTATCCTGAATAGCCATAAAGGGATTGTCCGGACAGTAGCCGGCCATTACCTGGCGGCTCACCGAGCCGGGGTGGCCGTTGCCCGTCAGGTAAGCGAAGTACCGGTACCGGCACTGGCCGACGTGGCCATTGTTTCTCCCGGCGGTTTTCCCAAGGATATCAACCTCTACCAGGCCCAGAAGGGCCTGGCCCACGGTACTAGATTGGTTAAAGAGGGGGGAGTGATCATTCTCTGCGCCGAATGCCGGGAGGGTGCCGGGGAGAAGGGCTTCATCGACACCATGCAGGCTGGCAATACTCCGGAGGAGGTAATAAAGGTCTTTAAACAAGGCGAATTTCAAATGGGCCGGCACAAAGCCTTCCTCTGGTGCCGTTCCCTGGTCCGGGCACGGGTAATCCTGGTGAGCGACGGCGTGGACGACAACCTGGCCCGGATAATGATGGTCCGGAAAGCCCCCGACCTACAGGCCGCCATAAACATGGCCTTGAAGGAATTGCCAGATGCAGAGGTGGTAACTGTTATGCCCAAAGCTAACTCAACAATCCCGGTATTTTAG
- the splB gene encoding spore photoproduct lyase, with protein sequence MTVELKRVVFEPEALNYPLGRKLYQRFHEERVEVLMTPSHNRVTCIPGKTARESFLEAKRTLVVGVRRSRDFQTCKPSAHYQLPLVTSCPAMCEYCYLFTHFGRKPYQKIYVNIAEILALARDYINRRDPEVTYFEASATSDPVPVEKYTGSLAAAIEFMARQPLGRLRVATKFTDVDGLLNLDHRGHTRFRFSINAENIIKRFEHGTPPLGQRLAAAAQMAGGGYLTGFIIAPIFYLEGWQQQYRHLFQVIARQPLLAESNDLTLELITHRFTKRAKTSIETLFPNTKLPLDEEERTFRYGQFGYGKYVYPAEVRTALEAFFKEMVATYLPRAKVEYFI encoded by the coding sequence GTGACTGTTGAATTAAAACGGGTTGTCTTCGAACCGGAAGCTTTGAACTATCCCCTGGGGCGAAAACTATATCAACGCTTCCATGAAGAAAGAGTCGAAGTATTGATGACCCCATCTCACAACCGTGTTACTTGTATCCCGGGCAAAACAGCCCGGGAGAGTTTTCTGGAAGCTAAACGTACCCTGGTAGTAGGGGTGCGAAGGAGCAGGGATTTTCAAACCTGCAAGCCCTCGGCCCATTACCAGTTACCCCTGGTCACAAGTTGTCCGGCCATGTGTGAATACTGTTACCTGTTTACTCATTTTGGGCGTAAGCCCTATCAAAAGATTTATGTTAATATCGCTGAAATCCTCGCTCTGGCCCGGGATTATATTAACCGGCGCGACCCCGAAGTAACATACTTTGAAGCTTCAGCCACCTCAGATCCCGTGCCGGTAGAAAAGTATACCGGCAGCCTTGCCGCTGCTATTGAATTTATGGCCAGGCAACCCCTGGGGCGCTTGCGGGTTGCTACTAAATTTACTGATGTAGACGGGCTATTAAACCTGGACCACCGGGGCCATACCCGCTTTCGCTTTAGTATCAATGCAGAAAACATAATTAAGCGTTTTGAGCATGGTACCCCGCCCCTGGGGCAACGGCTGGCGGCGGCGGCACAGATGGCCGGGGGAGGTTACCTGACAGGTTTCATTATTGCTCCTATATTTTATTTGGAAGGGTGGCAGCAGCAATATCGCCATCTTTTTCAAGTAATTGCCAGGCAACCGTTGCTTGCCGAATCGAATGACCTGACATTAGAGCTAATAACCCATCGCTTTACCAAACGGGCCAAGACTTCCATTGAAACGCTATTTCCCAATACAAAATTGCCTCTAGATGAAGAAGAGAGGACTTTTCGGTATGGTCAATTTGGTTATGGTAAGTATGTTTACCCCGCTGAAGTAAGAACGGCGCTGGAGGCTTTTTTCAAAGAAATGGTAGCTACTTATTTACCGAGGGCTAAAGTTGAGTATTTTATATAG